Proteins encoded within one genomic window of Ostrinia nubilalis chromosome 5, ilOstNubi1.1, whole genome shotgun sequence:
- the LOC135071674 gene encoding COP9 signalosome complex subunit 5 — protein MASTSADSQSNIAQKTWVMSNNIETVSSVDEIYRYDKKQQQDILAAKPWEKDPHFFKDIKISALALLKMVMHARSGGTLEVMGLLLGKVDANTMIVMDSFALPVEGTETRVNAQAQAYEYMTAYIEAAKQVGRHENAIGWYHSHPGYGCWLSGIDVSTQMLNQNFQEPFVAIVIDPVRTISAGKVCLGAFRTYPKGYKPANEEPSEYQTIPLNKIEDFGVHCKQYYSLEVSYFKSSLDRRLLDSLWNKYWVNTLSSSSLITNADYTTGQIFDLSDKLEQSEVSLGRGGFIVAGSDPHEKRTEDKLGKATKDACKTTIEVIHGLMAQMIKDRLFNSVSGRPSPATPMIE, from the exons ATGGCGTCTACAAGCGCAGATTCTCAATCCAATATAGCCCAAAAGACTTGGGTCATGTCCAATAACATAGAGACTGTTTCCAGTGTTGACGAAATTTATCGTTACGATAAAAAGCAACAACAAGACATCCTAGCGGCAAAACCATGGGAAAAAGA TCCACACTTCTTCAAAGATATCAAAATCTCTGCTCTAGCTTTGTTGAAGATGGTGATGCATGCACGGTCTGGTGGCACTCTAGAAGTTATGGGATTGTTACTTG GGAAAGTGGATGCCAATACCATGATAGTGATGGATTCATTTGCCTTGCCCGTTGAAGGGACAGAAACTAGAGTGAATGCTCAAGCTCAGGCGTACGAGTACATGACCGCTTATATTGAAGCTGCAAAACAG GTAGGCAGACATGAGAATGCTATTGGATGGTACCACAGTCACCCTGGCTACGGCTGCTGGCTCTCAGGCATTGACGTCTCCACACAGATGCTGAATCAGAACTTCCAGGAACCATTTGTAGCGATCGTTATTGACCCCGTCAGAACTATCTCGGCTGGAAAAGTATGCCTTGGCGCTTTCAGGACTTATCCCAAG GGATATAAACCAGCAAATGAAGAGCCCTCAGAGTACCAAACAATCCCATTGAACAAAATCGAGGACTTTGGTGTGCATTGCAAGCAATATTACTCGTTAGAAGTATCATACTTCAAGTCTTCACTGGACCGTAGACTGCTAGATTCACTGTGGAACAAGTATTGGGTAAACACACTGAGCAGCTCCAGTCTGATCACAAATGCTGACTATACGACTGGACAGATATTTGATCTGTCTGATAAACTGGAACAGAGTGAGGTTTCATTAG GTCGTGGAGGCTTCATAGTAGCTGGATCAGATCCTCACGAGAAACGCACAGAAGATAAGCTTGGGAAGGCCACAAAGGATGCTTGCAAGACGACCATAGAAGTGATCCATGGACTGATGGCCCAGATGATAAAAGACAGGCTTTTCAACAGTGTAAGTGGCCGGCCCTCGCCTGCCACCCCTATGATTGAGTGA
- the LOC135071665 gene encoding X-box-binding protein 1: MSTPIIITVPNNYLTVDDMDSKVVVDVSSQPPSRKRRLDHLTWEEKMQRKKLKNRVAAQTSRDRKKAKMDEMDHRITLLAEANERLTNEVASLKALNERLLSENASLRSEAAARTVAGAPGPAESTPQQKEGPPTAIRAARLLLAMCLLSQTSSLTSTQKNTSTPSINLQNPSSKKLMQVLQERLKMSQTGSLESALKELKWWGPQQSNWNPMKVQS; the protein is encoded by the exons ATGAGTACACCGATCATCATCACTGTGCCCAACAACTACTTGACGGTGGATGATATGGACTCGAAGGTCGTAGTCGACGTTTCATCGCAGCCACCGTCAAGGAAGAGGCGCCTGGACCATTTAACATGGGAGGAAAAAATGCAGAGGAA GAAACTGAAGAATCGTGTGGCGGCGCAGACGTCGCGGGACAGGAAGAAAGCTAAAATGGACGAGATGGATCATCGGATAACGCTTTTGGCTGAGGCTAACGAGCGTTTGACGAATGAGGTGGCGAGTTTGAAGGCTTTGAACGAGCGTTTGTTGAGTGAGAACGCATCGCTTCGCAGCGAAGCCGCGGCGCGGACCGTCGCGGGGGCCCCAGGACCAGCAGAGTCTACTCCTCAGCAGAAGGAGGGGCCCCCGACGGCGATCCGCGCGGCGCGCCTGCTGCTGGCGATGTGCCTCCTCTCGCAGACCTCCTCGCTCACCTCGACTCAGAAGAATACCTCGACACCCTCAATCAACTTGCAGAATCCCTCCTCAAAGAAATTGATGCAGGTTCTGCAGGAGCGGTTGAAGAT GTCCCAAACCGGTTCCCTGGAGAGTGCCCTAAAGGAGCTCAAGTGGTGGGGCCCGCAGCAGAGCAACTGGAATCCGATGAAGGTGCAGTCGTAG
- the LOC135071683 gene encoding paxillin: MLGSLRADMSRQGVQTPQKGCCNACEKPIVGQVITALGRTWHPEHFTCAHCNQELGTRNFFERDGRPYCEPDYHNLFSPRCAYCNGPILDKCVTALEKTWHTEHFFCAQCGQQFGEDGFHERDGKPYCRADYFDMFAPKCGGCNKPIMENYISALNTQWHPDCFVCKECQTAVKGKSFYAMEGKPVCPKCVGVDEDE; the protein is encoded by the exons ATGCTCGGATCCCTCCGCGCAGACATGAGCCGCCAAGGAGTCCAGACGCCCCAGAAGGGATGCTGCAACGCCTGCGAGAAGCCCATCGTCGGACAG GTGATCACCGCGCTGGGCCGCACGTGGCATCCTGAGCACTTCACCTGTGCTCACTGCAACCAGGAGTTGGGCACGAGGAACTTCTTCGAGCGTGATGGCCGGCCGTACTGCGAGCCGGATTACCACAACTTGTTCTCGCCGCGATGCGCCTACTGCAACGGCCCGATCCTCGAC AAATGCGTGACAGCCCTGGAGAAGACTTGGCACACGGAGCACTTCTTCTGTGCCCAGTGTGGGCAGCAGTTCGGGGAAGATGGTTTCCACGAGCGGGACGGCAAGCCCTACTGCCGCGCCGACTACTTCGACATGTTCGCGCCCAAGTGCGGCGGCTGCAACAAGCCCATCATGGAGAACTATATCTCAGCGCTCAACACACAGTGGCACCCCGATTGCTTCGTCTGCAAG GAATGCCAAACTGCAGTCAAAGGCAAATCTTTCTATGCGATGGAAGGAAAACCAGTATGCCCCAAATGCGTCGGAGTCGACGAGGATGAGTAA